The following DNA comes from Peribacillus sp. FSL E2-0218.
GGAGGCACGACGACGATCATAGACTTTTGCTTGACCGAAAAAGGGGCACCATTAAAGGAAGCGATTGGTACATGGCACAAAAAGGCAAATGGAAAGGCCGCGATAGATTATGGGTTCCATCTAATGATCAGCGAGATCAATGATGAGGTTCTTGCGGAATTGCCGGGCATCATCGCGGATGAAGGGATTTCCTCGTTCAAGGTCTTCATGGCGTACAAGAATGTTTTTCAAGCCGATGATGCCACGCTATACCGCACTTTGCTGCAGGCGAAAGAGCTTGGTGCGCTTGTCATGGTTCATGCTGAAAATGGCGATGTCATCGATTATCTTACGAAGCAGGCGCTTGAAAAAGGAAACACAGATCCGATCTACCATGCGCTAACAAGGCCTCCCGAGCTTGAGGGGGAAGCTACTGGACGGGCCGCAAAATTGACGGAGATGGCGAACGCGCAGCTCTATGTCGTTCATGTCACTTGTGCAGATGCGGTAGAAAAGATTACCGAGGCAAGAAATAAAGGGGTTGATATTTGGGGCGAGACTTGTCCGCAATACTTGGTTTTGGACCAGTCTTATCTTGAAAAGCCCCATTTCGAGGGATCAAAATATGTGTGGTCACCACCGTTAAGGGAGAAGAAGAATCAGGAAGTGCTATGGAATGCCTTGAAAATGGGTCAGCTGCAAACGGTAGGTTCCGATCAATGCTCCTTCGATTTCAAAGGTCAGAAGGATTTAGGAAGAGATGATTTTACGAAAATACCGAATGGCGGCCCCACGATTGAAGACCGCATGAGCATCGTTTTTTCCGAAGGGGTCAAGAAAGGGCGCATCACCTTGAATCAATTCGTCGACGTGACTTCTACACGTGCGGCCAAGCTTTTTGGATTATACCCGAAAAAGGGGACGATCGCTGTAGGGTCGGATGCCGATATCGTCATTTTTGATCCGGAGGCGGAAAGGACGCTATCCGTCGATACACATCATATGGCGGTGGATTATAATGCCTTTGAAGGCATGGAGATTACTGGAGAACCGGTATCGGTCCTTTCCAGAGGGGAATTTGTGATTAAAAATAAACAGTTTGTAGGTGAGGCAGGAAAAGGGCAATTCCTGAAAAGGGCAAAATACAATGCGGATTTGAAGTCCGCTTCAGGAAAAAAGCTGCCGGTTTGAAGCTTCGGTAAAATGAAGGCAAATGGATAGAGGGGGATTTTTCCATGAGTGTGAAGAAAGATTATCTAAAGTCTCCCGATTTGCTGCCCATACCTCATAATGAGAAAAACATAAGTGCAGCCGGATTTGGGTTCATTTGGGTGGGGATGGCAGTGGTGTTGGCTGCCTTCGCGATTGGCGGGAACGGCGTCCAAAGTTTATCCCTGGGCTGGGTCGTGCTTGCAACGGTCATCGCCTGTGTGGTTCTCGGTTTTTTGATGACAATGACAGGAGATATTGGAGTGGAGCATGGCATATCCTTCCCAGTCTACATGAGGGCTCCTTTCGGAACGATCGGCACCCACATTCCCGCGGTTGTGCGTGGGTTTGTCGCTTCATGCTGGTTTGGCCTTAACACCTACTTTGGGGCGACTGCAATGAATGCCATCTTTGCAACCCTCTTTGATTTCGATAATTGGTTCATCTGCTTCCTCATTTTTGCCGTTTTACAATTGGTGAACACGGCGATGGGAATCAAGTCGATCGAACGGTTTGCCGACTTGGCAGCGCCCGTTATCATTTTGATTTCCGGCTGGATGTATTTCACCCTTTCCGATCAAGCTATAGCCCAAGGCAGGGAAGTATGGACCTGGATCGAAAGCCCGGTAAGCGGCGGGGCCGCGGGGACAGCATTCATGGTCGTCATCATGGCAAATATGGGTTTTTGGGGGACGTTGACGGCTGATATGCCTACACTCTCCCGTTTTATAAAGGCACCGAAAAATGAAAAAAACTGGTTCAAGCGCAATAAAGGGCAAATCATTGGGAATATTATCACCTATCCCATCACTCAAACGTTCATGGTCATCATCGGAGCTGTTTCTTATATGGCCGTTTCCAATTATGACCCTGTAGTTGCCATACAGGGATCGGCAAGCGGAATGGCACTCGGGGTCCTCTTGATCATGATCGTTTTTGCACAATGGTCGACGAATACGACAGCCAATGTCATTCCCGCAGCTACCATTTTTTCCAATGTCATGGGTCCGAGGATGCCATTTTGGGCTGGGGTCGTTGTAGCGGGGGGCATCGGGATAGTGGTTCAGCCATGGAGCCTGTTCGGTATCATAATAGAAGTTTTATTGATCATTGGCGGAATCCTGGCGTCCATTGTCGGTATACTCGTAGCTGATTATTATTTACTCCGCAAAAGGCGGGTTCATGTAGAAGATCTCTATGAAGCTGATGGTCAATATAGATACTTAAATGGAGTGAATTGGGCAGGAATCATTTCTTGGGTGATTGGTGGAATCGGTGCCACGATTTTTGCGAATTACTCCTTTATCATCGGTTTTGTCCTTGGCGGTGCAAGCTATTATGTATTGGCTAAGTTTTGGTGGTTCAACAAATATGAACAAGCTGAAATCATTGATCCCAGTGATGAGAAATATTTGGGCCTATCAGTGGGAAGGGATTGGAAAATAGATTTAGAATCTGAAGATGACATGGTCATTACGGCTGCAACTGGCGGGGAAAACGTATAAAAAAAGGGGGAGTGCAAATGTCCGAATATCAAGAGTATCGCCTGGAAAGGGAGCAAATCGATTTCTTGCTTGAAAGAGGATATCGAATCACCCGGGTTTCGGAAAATTTAAGTGGTGCGTTTCTCGATTTTGAATTGATCGAGGGGACGAAACAGGAATGGAAGCAGTTGAATATCAAAACCCCTGAAGGAAGAAAATACTTCTCTACATTGCTTTTCAGGAAGTTGAATTGAACATGAAATAGTTTTCTGGCCTGGGCCTATTCCTTGATGAATGGGTCCTTTTTCTTGTCCCGTTCATTTTTTAAGATTTAAAGGATAGGAAAGCAGAAGGAGATGGAAAAGGCAAAACTTTTGTAGAATTTTGACGTTAGATTTTCTGACAAGTACTGGAGATTTGAAGAACGTCCGTTTATAATAGGTTTTAAAGCAGTTTTATAAAAGGAAAGGATGTGAATGGATGAATACGTCGATTACGATCGAGGAAATTCTTATGCGAAAGTATTTCAACCTGACCGATATAATTGCTGGAAGCAGTGGAATAAAGCGTCAAGTGAAGTGGGTCCACTGTATGGAAGTCACCCAAATCAGCCATTTGTTAAATGGAAACGAATTGATTCTGACCACCGGCTTGGGTTGGAAAAAATGCGATGACACCTTTCTTTCCTATTTAAAGCAATTGATTCAATGCAACGCTGCCGGACTTTGTATAGAAATGGGCTCCAACATGCTGACAGTGCCGCAAAGCGCCATCGATCTTGCAAATGAACACCAATTCCCTATCATCCTATTTCATGAAGAAGTGCCTTTTGTGAAAATCACACAGGATATCCACACCTTAATCATCAATAAACAATACCAGATGATCTCCAACTTAGAAAACTACTCCCAGCAGTTAAATAAAAATCTCCTCGAAATGGACCATTATGAACAAATTCTTAAATTTCTCCATAGTTATTTGAATGTACAGGTCATTCTGATCTTTAATGAAAATGACATAGCGACCATTCCAAGAACCAAGAAAGAATTAACCTATCAAATGATAGCGGACGATTATGATGAAAAAACGAAACTGAAAAAAACGATGCTTAAACAGGCGATTCAAGTGCTCGGTGAGAATTATGCGGAACTGTACATATATAGTGATGATAGAGAGCTGACGGACTTTGATTCGCTTATTTTGGATAGGACGGCTACAGCGCTGGCACAGCATCTATTAAGGGAATTATATATAGAAGAGAAGAAAATGTCGGAAGAGAGTAAATGGCTGACCGACTGGATCGAAGGGGAGATTGGCGATGAAGCGATCCGGGAGAGGCTTTCCTATATCGATCCGAAGATGCAGCTAGGTGGCGGAATGGTTTGCATTTGCAAACAGCATTCGAGGAACAATAAAAGTGTTGCCAAATTGGATGGAACCTATCTGAAGATCATGTTTCGGACAGTTTTTGAACAGTATGGCTTTCAGATTTTTTCCATGGAAATCCACCAGCATCTTGTATTCATATTAGGGGATAATCGCTCATCTGAAGATTGGAAATCGAGGGTGACAAGTGCTGTGGATCGCATGCTGAAAATGGATGTGGGCAGCCGTAACCGCATGGGTCAGCTTTCGATAGGTTTTGGAAAGCATGTACAAAGATTAAGTGAGATTTATAAAAGCTATGAAACGGCACGCGAAACCCTGCTGCTTCAGGATAGTTTACCAGAGGAGAGCAGGAGCATTTTTTATCAGGATTTACATATGCACCGCATGATATCACTCTTGAATAAGCATGGAAACCTGGAGGAGACGGTGCACGAGTTTTTAGGTCCTGTCATTGAATATGACAAGCAAAACAATGGAGAGTTAATGCCTACCCTGAAGACTTATCTGGCATGTAACGGATCTAAACAGGAAACTTCCAAACAACTATTCATTGTCAGGCAAACACTATATCATAGGCTCGAGAAGCTAGAGAAACTGCTAGGATCCGATTTCATGCGATCGGATAAGCGTCTTGGCCTGGAATTCATGATTTTTGCATTGGATTTCCTTCAGTACAGCAGCAGGGACGTCACTGGGAATTATGTGAATAAATATATGGGGAAGTGAATTAAACTTGAAGGGTGTCCAAGGGACATCCTTTTTGGCATGGTAAATGAAATGGGAGCTCATATACTGATGAATGGAGGGGGAAATGCTGACATCATAATAGGGGATATGGCAATGGGATGTCAGCATCCTTTTTCAATACTCATCTTTTTTGGATAGGCAATGATCACATTCCAAGAGGTACGATTCAGCTTGCTCGGTGATGGTGGTTCCGCACTCCGTACATTGTTTTGGCGGCAGGTTCCTGA
Coding sequences within:
- a CDS encoding NCS1 family transporter; protein product: MSVKKDYLKSPDLLPIPHNEKNISAAGFGFIWVGMAVVLAAFAIGGNGVQSLSLGWVVLATVIACVVLGFLMTMTGDIGVEHGISFPVYMRAPFGTIGTHIPAVVRGFVASCWFGLNTYFGATAMNAIFATLFDFDNWFICFLIFAVLQLVNTAMGIKSIERFADLAAPVIILISGWMYFTLSDQAIAQGREVWTWIESPVSGGAAGTAFMVVIMANMGFWGTLTADMPTLSRFIKAPKNEKNWFKRNKGQIIGNIITYPITQTFMVIIGAVSYMAVSNYDPVVAIQGSASGMALGVLLIMIVFAQWSTNTTANVIPAATIFSNVMGPRMPFWAGVVVAGGIGIVVQPWSLFGIIIEVLLIIGGILASIVGILVADYYLLRKRRVHVEDLYEADGQYRYLNGVNWAGIISWVIGGIGATIFANYSFIIGFVLGGASYYVLAKFWWFNKYEQAEIIDPSDEKYLGLSVGRDWKIDLESEDDMVITAATGGENV
- a CDS encoding PucR family transcriptional regulator ligand-binding domain-containing protein; this encodes MNTSITIEEILMRKYFNLTDIIAGSSGIKRQVKWVHCMEVTQISHLLNGNELILTTGLGWKKCDDTFLSYLKQLIQCNAAGLCIEMGSNMLTVPQSAIDLANEHQFPIILFHEEVPFVKITQDIHTLIINKQYQMISNLENYSQQLNKNLLEMDHYEQILKFLHSYLNVQVILIFNENDIATIPRTKKELTYQMIADDYDEKTKLKKTMLKQAIQVLGENYAELYIYSDDRELTDFDSLILDRTATALAQHLLRELYIEEKKMSEESKWLTDWIEGEIGDEAIRERLSYIDPKMQLGGGMVCICKQHSRNNKSVAKLDGTYLKIMFRTVFEQYGFQIFSMEIHQHLVFILGDNRSSEDWKSRVTSAVDRMLKMDVGSRNRMGQLSIGFGKHVQRLSEIYKSYETARETLLLQDSLPEESRSIFYQDLHMHRMISLLNKHGNLEETVHEFLGPVIEYDKQNNGELMPTLKTYLACNGSKQETSKQLFIVRQTLYHRLEKLEKLLGSDFMRSDKRLGLEFMIFALDFLQYSSRDVTGNYVNKYMGK
- the hydA gene encoding dihydropyrimidinase, giving the protein MKKIIKNGTIVTAADTYQADILIENEKIAMIGKDLTAEGAEIIDAKGAYIFPGGIDPHTHLDMPFGGTTTKDDYETGTIAAAYGGTTTIIDFCLTEKGAPLKEAIGTWHKKANGKAAIDYGFHLMISEINDEVLAELPGIIADEGISSFKVFMAYKNVFQADDATLYRTLLQAKELGALVMVHAENGDVIDYLTKQALEKGNTDPIYHALTRPPELEGEATGRAAKLTEMANAQLYVVHVTCADAVEKITEARNKGVDIWGETCPQYLVLDQSYLEKPHFEGSKYVWSPPLREKKNQEVLWNALKMGQLQTVGSDQCSFDFKGQKDLGRDDFTKIPNGGPTIEDRMSIVFSEGVKKGRITLNQFVDVTSTRAAKLFGLYPKKGTIAVGSDADIVIFDPEAERTLSVDTHHMAVDYNAFEGMEITGEPVSVLSRGEFVIKNKQFVGEAGKGQFLKRAKYNADLKSASGKKLPV
- the yhfH gene encoding protein YhfH; translation: MQTKNPMEFFRNLPPKQCTECGTTITEQAESYLLECDHCLSKKDEY